A single genomic interval of Celeribacter indicus harbors:
- a CDS encoding GNAT family N-acetyltransferase, whose amino-acid sequence MLEIQHAIGPDNWVSGGNVVARREAIQNMFFDHPVCPEELEEDWPEDRQLYSEMVIVAGDRLVGTAMLVVDPEREDRPARIWGMGIDPEIRSEFVIRTLEEALIRAACLDPAYPFVEATDGALVPNPYSEFDLMLDGAPAFEL is encoded by the coding sequence ATGCTCGAAATCCAGCACGCCATCGGCCCCGACAACTGGGTCTCCGGGGGCAATGTCGTGGCCCGGCGCGAGGCCATCCAGAACATGTTCTTCGACCACCCGGTCTGTCCCGAGGAGCTCGAGGAGGACTGGCCCGAGGATCGCCAGCTCTATTCGGAGATGGTGATCGTCGCCGGCGACCGGCTCGTCGGGACGGCGATGCTCGTGGTCGACCCGGAGCGCGAGGACCGGCCGGCGCGGATCTGGGGGATGGGCATTGATCCGGAGATCCGCAGCGAGTTCGTGATCCGCACGCTGGAGGAGGCGCTGATCCGCGCCGCCTGCCTCGATCCCGCCTATCCCTTCGTGGAGGCGACCGACGGCGCGCTCGTTCCCAATCCCTATTCCGAATTCGACCTGATGCTCGATGGCGCCCCGGCTTTCGAGCTGTGA
- the ftsY gene encoding signal recognition particle-docking protein FtsY, translating into MSLFSKLKNRLMKTSSKIDEGLEAIVGEGGSESGAEEAFAEEILAGPEAPEPPAPEPEPRPAPEPAPQPYPEPQPEPTPVRPPTPTELPDARPVEMPDDRPAEIAPETPRELPVTPAPLEIPPVEDVVAEGGETVTPGFLGRLLGRRDTKTVIRRTLDDDMLESLEELLITADMGVDTSMRVTAAMAEGRYGKKLSVEEIKRLMAREIARIMEPVARPMPIYPKKPQVVLVVGVNGSGKTTTIGKLASQFRAAGKSVVIAAGDTFRAAAVEQLQVWGERAGVPVLTAPEGSDPASLAFDAMTKAQETGADLLMIDTAGRLQNRQDLMEELAKIVRVIRKKDESAPHNTLLVLDATTGQNAVSQVETFRKMADVSGLVMTKLDGTAKGGVLVSLADRFGLPIHAIGVGEQIDDLAPFDPEEFAAALTGLEV; encoded by the coding sequence ATGTCGCTTTTTTCGAAACTGAAGAATCGCCTGATGAAGACCTCGTCGAAGATCGACGAGGGGCTGGAGGCCATCGTCGGGGAAGGCGGTTCGGAAAGCGGCGCCGAGGAGGCTTTCGCCGAAGAGATCCTCGCCGGACCGGAGGCGCCTGAACCGCCTGCGCCGGAGCCTGAGCCGCGCCCCGCGCCTGAACCCGCGCCGCAGCCATACCCCGAGCCGCAGCCCGAGCCCACGCCGGTGCGCCCGCCGACGCCGACGGAACTCCCGGACGCCCGTCCGGTGGAGATGCCTGACGACAGGCCCGCCGAAATCGCCCCCGAGACGCCGCGGGAACTGCCCGTGACGCCCGCACCGCTCGAGATCCCGCCCGTCGAGGACGTGGTCGCGGAGGGCGGGGAGACGGTGACGCCGGGCTTTCTCGGCCGGCTCCTCGGGCGGAGGGACACGAAGACCGTCATCCGCCGCACGCTCGACGATGACATGCTCGAAAGCCTCGAGGAGCTGCTGATCACCGCCGACATGGGGGTGGACACGTCGATGCGCGTCACCGCGGCGATGGCCGAGGGGCGGTACGGGAAGAAACTGTCGGTCGAGGAGATCAAGCGCCTGATGGCCCGCGAGATCGCGCGGATCATGGAGCCGGTCGCGCGTCCGATGCCGATCTATCCGAAAAAGCCGCAGGTCGTGCTGGTCGTGGGCGTCAACGGTTCCGGCAAGACCACGACCATCGGCAAGCTCGCGAGCCAGTTCCGGGCGGCGGGCAAGTCGGTGGTGATCGCGGCGGGGGACACGTTCCGCGCGGCCGCCGTCGAACAGCTCCAGGTCTGGGGCGAGCGTGCCGGCGTGCCGGTCCTGACCGCGCCCGAGGGCTCCGATCCCGCGAGCCTCGCCTTCGACGCGATGACGAAGGCGCAGGAAACCGGGGCCGATCTCCTGATGATCGACACTGCCGGGCGGCTCCAGAACCGTCAGGACCTGATGGAGGAGCTGGCAAAGATCGTCCGCGTGATCCGCAAGAAGGACGAGAGCGCGCCGCACAACACGCTGCTTGTGCTCGACGCCACGACAGGGCAGAACGCGGTCTCGCAGGTCGAGACCTTCCGCAAGATGGCGGATGTCTCCGGCCTCGTGATGACGAAACTCGATGGGACCGCGAAGGGCGGGGTGCTCGTAAGCCTCGCCGACAGGTTCGGCCTGCCGATCCATGCGATCGGCGTGGGCGAGCAGATCGACGATCTGGCTCCCTTCGATCCCGAAGAATTCGCCGCGGCCCTGACGGGTCTGGAGGTATGA
- a CDS encoding lysoplasmalogenase, with translation MGITFALVAALLSALAYLPLTERAPTPLRSLVKALPLTFFTLMAWIWQTPLLLVLALALSALGDVLLSYPGDRPLVRGMIAFGLGHLCYIGLFAPEFQAAALLPVAVLVALAVSTEAWLAPHAGRLRWPVRIYVLIITVMCIMALGLWPVRPLVTAGVALFLLSDLLIGIKLFRTPPRPERLRALSWALWVFYVAGQLLILFAYQPHAGLVLQG, from the coding sequence ATGGGCATAACTTTCGCATTGGTGGCGGCATTGCTTTCCGCACTGGCCTACCTGCCATTGACCGAACGCGCCCCGACACCGCTCCGCTCCCTGGTAAAGGCCCTGCCGCTCACGTTTTTTACACTGATGGCGTGGATCTGGCAAACCCCGCTTCTGCTGGTCCTCGCGCTCGCCCTTTCCGCGCTGGGTGACGTGCTTCTCTCCTATCCGGGCGACCGGCCGCTGGTGCGCGGCATGATCGCCTTCGGCCTCGGGCATCTGTGCTATATCGGGCTGTTCGCGCCCGAATTCCAGGCGGCGGCCCTTCTCCCGGTGGCGGTGCTGGTGGCGCTGGCGGTCTCGACCGAAGCCTGGCTCGCGCCCCATGCCGGGCGGCTTCGGTGGCCGGTGCGGATCTATGTGCTGATCATCACCGTGATGTGCATCATGGCGCTCGGGCTGTGGCCGGTGCGCCCGCTGGTGACGGCGGGGGTGGCGCTCTTCCTGCTCTCCGACCTGCTGATCGGGATCAAGCTGTTCCGCACGCCGCCGCGCCCGGAGCGGCTGCGGGCGCTCAGCTGGGCGCTCTGGGTGTTCTATGTCGCAGGCCAGTTGCTCATTCTTTTCGCCTATCAGCCCCATGCGGGGCTTGTCCTACAGGGGTAG
- a CDS encoding alkane 1-monooxygenase has translation MKTPHIVRLFAMTTLAPVALLGLGAVFGGIWAAAGLFYMTALAYSFDQLVAVARDPADPEAEFPDANALSTLLAIAHFAMLPLAVWALSGAGHAVWERLVIFLGFGLFFGQVSNSNAHELIHRADPTLRRLGTWVYITLLFGHHASAHPRVHHRYAASPEDPNSAPLGMSYYRFLPRAWWGSFRAGLRAENALRARGRSDDLHPYALYLGGALACLLLALVIGGAAGLTAYVLLAGYASAQLLLSDYVQHYGLRRREIAPGRYAPVGPAHSWNSPQWFTSLLMLNAPRHSDHHAHPMKPYVALELTPEMPLLPRSLPAMATLALVPRLWFRVMDRRVARVASVTETT, from the coding sequence ATGAAAACCCCTCATATCGTTCGTCTTTTCGCCATGACCACACTCGCCCCGGTGGCGCTGCTCGGCCTCGGTGCCGTCTTTGGCGGGATCTGGGCGGCGGCCGGCCTTTTCTACATGACCGCGCTGGCCTATTCCTTCGATCAGCTCGTTGCCGTCGCCCGCGACCCCGCGGACCCGGAGGCGGAGTTTCCCGATGCCAACGCCCTCTCCACCCTCCTCGCGATTGCGCATTTTGCAATGCTCCCGCTCGCGGTCTGGGCGCTGTCCGGGGCGGGTCATGCGGTCTGGGAACGGCTCGTGATCTTCCTCGGCTTCGGCCTGTTCTTCGGGCAGGTGTCGAACTCGAACGCCCACGAACTCATCCACCGCGCCGACCCGACGCTCAGGCGACTCGGGACCTGGGTCTATATCACGCTCCTGTTCGGCCATCATGCAAGCGCCCATCCGCGGGTGCATCACCGCTATGCCGCCTCGCCGGAGGATCCGAATTCCGCCCCGCTCGGGATGAGCTACTACCGCTTCCTGCCGCGCGCCTGGTGGGGGTCGTTCCGCGCCGGCCTGCGGGCCGAAAACGCCCTCCGCGCGCGGGGCCGGTCCGACGACCTGCATCCCTACGCGCTCTATCTCGGCGGCGCGCTCGCCTGTCTCCTGCTCGCCCTCGTCATCGGCGGCGCGGCCGGGCTGACCGCCTATGTCCTGCTCGCCGGCTACGCCTCCGCACAGCTCCTTCTCTCCGACTACGTCCAGCATTACGGGCTGCGCCGCCGGGAAATCGCGCCAGGCAGATACGCCCCCGTCGGCCCTGCCCACAGCTGGAACAGTCCGCAATGGTTCACCTCGCTGCTCATGCTCAACGCGCCGCGCCATTCCGACCACCACGCCCATCCGATGAAGCCCTACGTCGCGCTGGAGCTCACGCCGGAGATGCCGCTGCTGCCGCGCTCGCTGCCGGCGATGGCGACGCTCGCCCTCGTCCCGCGCCTCTGGTTCCGGGTGATGGACAGGCGGGTGGCACGCGTCGCCTCCGTCACGGAAACGACATGA
- the xseA gene encoding exodeoxyribonuclease VII large subunit: MSDLFEDDGPQGVSNAPEFTVSELSGAVKALIEGEFGYVRVRAEVGRVSRPRSGHLYFDLKDDRCVINAVSWKGQVARMEVQPEEGMEVVATGRMTTFPGGSRYQIIVDNLEPAGAGALMAMLEKRKKMLAAEGLFEAARKRPLPYLPRVIGVVTSPSGAVIRDILHRLRDRFPRHVLIWPVAVQGQRCAQEVANGIRGFNALPEGGAIPRPDLIIVARGGGSVEDLWGFNEEIVVRAAAASEIPLISAVGHETDTTLIDFAADRRAPTPTAAAEMAVPVRRELWVTVQELRARMERALVAAVEMRRQRLRDLSRAMPQKERLLDGPRQRVDQAEARLGQALVGGVQRRRLHLSEVSTVLRPSLLRGRLETRRDRLASCGARLAPALARGTGQHRRDLDRLSGRLAPATVARKSAEARRDLTQLSARFARAATAQGQRWRADFERRAGLLEALSYEKTLERGYAVVRDAAGGVITSAKEAARMHEVQFADGRVRIGGGVAAAPAKRGGRSAGGDGPDQGSLF; the protein is encoded by the coding sequence ATGTCCGACCTTTTCGAGGATGACGGCCCGCAGGGCGTATCGAACGCGCCGGAATTCACCGTGTCCGAGCTCTCGGGCGCGGTGAAGGCACTGATCGAGGGCGAATTCGGCTATGTCCGGGTCCGCGCCGAGGTGGGGCGGGTGTCGCGCCCGCGCTCGGGCCATCTCTATTTCGATCTCAAGGACGACAGATGCGTCATCAACGCGGTGAGCTGGAAGGGGCAGGTCGCGCGGATGGAGGTCCAGCCCGAGGAGGGGATGGAGGTCGTCGCGACGGGGCGGATGACGACCTTTCCCGGCGGCTCGCGCTATCAGATCATCGTCGACAACCTGGAGCCTGCGGGGGCGGGCGCGCTCATGGCGATGCTCGAGAAGCGCAAGAAGATGCTGGCCGCGGAGGGGCTGTTCGAGGCCGCCCGCAAGCGGCCGCTTCCCTATCTGCCGCGGGTGATCGGGGTGGTGACCTCGCCCTCCGGCGCGGTGATCCGCGACATTCTCCACCGGCTGCGCGACCGTTTCCCGCGTCACGTCCTGATCTGGCCGGTGGCGGTGCAGGGGCAGAGATGCGCGCAGGAGGTGGCGAACGGCATCCGCGGGTTCAATGCCCTGCCCGAGGGCGGAGCGATCCCGCGGCCCGATCTGATCATCGTCGCCCGTGGCGGCGGCTCGGTCGAGGATCTCTGGGGGTTCAACGAGGAGATCGTGGTGCGTGCCGCCGCGGCCTCGGAAATCCCGCTGATCTCGGCGGTGGGGCATGAGACCGACACCACGCTCATCGACTTTGCCGCCGACCGGCGCGCGCCGACGCCGACCGCGGCGGCGGAGATGGCGGTGCCGGTGCGCCGCGAGCTCTGGGTGACGGTGCAGGAGTTGCGCGCCCGGATGGAGCGTGCCCTCGTCGCCGCGGTGGAGATGCGCCGCCAGCGCCTGCGCGACCTGTCCCGCGCGATGCCGCAGAAGGAGCGCCTGCTCGACGGGCCGCGCCAGAGGGTCGACCAGGCGGAGGCACGGCTCGGTCAGGCGCTGGTGGGCGGAGTGCAGCGGCGGCGGCTCCACCTGTCCGAAGTGTCCACGGTGCTGCGCCCGAGCCTGCTGCGCGGCCGGCTGGAGACCCGGCGCGATCGCCTCGCGAGCTGCGGCGCGCGGCTCGCGCCGGCGCTCGCCCGCGGCACGGGGCAGCACAGGCGCGACCTCGACCGGCTTTCGGGGCGGCTCGCGCCCGCGACGGTGGCGCGCAAATCCGCGGAGGCGCGCCGCGATCTGACGCAGCTTTCGGCGCGTTTCGCGCGGGCCGCGACGGCGCAGGGCCAGCGCTGGCGCGCGGATTTCGAGCGCCGGGCGGGGCTTCTGGAGGCGCTGTCCTACGAGAAGACGCTCGAGCGTGGCTATGCCGTGGTCCGGGATGCCGCGGGCGGGGTGATCACCTCCGCGAAGGAGGCGGCGCGGATGCACGAGGTCCAGTTTGCCGACGGGCGCGTGCGGATCGGCGGCGGCGTGGCGGCGGCCCCTGCGAAGCGGGGGGGCAGATCCGCGGGCGGGGACGGGCCGGATCAGGGCAGCCTGTTCTGA
- the purD gene encoding phosphoribosylamine--glycine ligase: MNILILGSGGREHALAWAVMQNPKCDKLIVAPGNAGIAAIAECATLDIEDGPTVVSFVEENAIDFVIIGPEAPLAAGVADDLRAAGILTFGPSKAAARLEASKGFTKEICDACGAPTAGYARFDDAERAKAHIRAQGAPIVVKADGLAAGKGVIVAMDEATALAAVDDMFAGAFGGAGAEVVIEEFMEGEEASWFVLCDGENVLPIGTAQDHKRVGDGDTGPNTGGMGAYSPAPVMTGAVIEKAMEEIVRPTVAEMARRGTPYQGVLYAGFMIEDGQPRLVEYNCRFGDPECQVLMMRLGAQALDLMLATAEGTLDQARVNWADDHAMTVVMAAKGYPGAYEKGTVIRGLDALPEDSRAMVFHAGTAEKDGRIVAAGGRVLNVTARGDSLAEARDRAYAMIEKIDWPEGFNRSDIGWRALG; encoded by the coding sequence ATGAATATTCTGATCCTCGGCAGCGGCGGGCGCGAGCATGCGCTGGCCTGGGCGGTGATGCAGAACCCGAAATGCGACAAGCTGATCGTCGCACCGGGCAATGCCGGGATCGCGGCCATCGCCGAATGCGCGACGCTCGACATCGAGGACGGCCCCACCGTCGTCTCCTTCGTCGAGGAAAATGCCATCGACTTCGTCATCATCGGCCCCGAGGCGCCCCTCGCCGCCGGGGTCGCCGACGACCTGCGCGCCGCCGGCATCCTGACCTTCGGCCCGTCGAAGGCGGCGGCCCGGCTCGAGGCGTCCAAGGGCTTCACCAAGGAGATCTGCGACGCCTGCGGCGCCCCCACCGCGGGCTACGCCCGCTTCGACGATGCGGAGAGGGCAAAGGCCCATATCCGCGCCCAGGGCGCCCCGATCGTGGTCAAGGCCGACGGGCTGGCCGCCGGCAAGGGCGTGATCGTCGCGATGGACGAGGCCACCGCCCTCGCCGCCGTCGACGACATGTTCGCCGGTGCCTTCGGCGGCGCGGGCGCCGAGGTGGTGATCGAGGAATTCATGGAGGGCGAAGAGGCCTCCTGGTTCGTCCTCTGCGACGGGGAGAACGTGCTGCCCATCGGCACCGCGCAGGACCACAAGCGCGTGGGCGACGGCGACACCGGCCCCAACACCGGCGGCATGGGCGCCTATTCCCCGGCGCCGGTGATGACCGGGGCGGTCATCGAAAAGGCGATGGAGGAGATCGTCAGGCCAACCGTGGCGGAAATGGCCAGGCGCGGAACGCCCTACCAGGGCGTGCTCTACGCCGGCTTCATGATCGAGGACGGACAGCCGCGCCTCGTCGAATACAATTGCCGTTTCGGCGATCCGGAATGCCAGGTGCTGATGATGCGGCTCGGCGCACAGGCGCTCGACCTGATGCTCGCCACCGCCGAAGGCACCCTCGACCAGGCGCGGGTGAACTGGGCCGACGACCATGCGATGACCGTGGTGATGGCCGCGAAGGGCTATCCCGGCGCCTATGAGAAAGGCACCGTGATCCGCGGCCTCGACGCGCTGCCGGAAGACAGCCGCGCCATGGTCTTCCACGCCGGCACCGCGGAGAAGGACGGCCGGATCGTCGCGGCCGGCGGACGGGTGCTCAACGTCACCGCCCGCGGCGACAGCCTCGCCGAGGCGCGCGACCGCGCCTATGCGATGATCGAAAAGATCGACTGGCCCGAAGGGTTCAACCGCTCCGATATCGGCTGGCGCGCGCTCGGGTGA
- the purU gene encoding formyltetrahydrofolate deformylase, translating into MSSHVLTVTCPSRRGIVAAISGKLAELGCNITDSAQFDDPATGMFFMRVSFASETGLSQAEIDTGFAPVARALDMVWTVHDEARKMKVVILVSRFGHCLNDLLYRWRIGALPIDIVAVVSNHMDYQKLVVNHDIPFHHVRVTKENKPAAEARLLEIVEESGAELMVLARYMQVLSDRLCQKMSGRIINIHHSFLPSFKGANPYRQAFERGVKLIGATAHYVTADLDEGPIIEQDTIRVTHAQSAEDYVSLGRDVEAQVLSRAIHAHIHHRVFINGNKTVVFPASPGSYASERMG; encoded by the coding sequence ATGTCGTCCCACGTCCTCACCGTCACCTGTCCCTCCCGCCGCGGCATCGTCGCCGCCATCTCCGGCAAGCTCGCCGAGCTCGGCTGCAACATCACCGACAGCGCGCAATTCGATGATCCGGCGACGGGGATGTTCTTCATGCGCGTGAGCTTCGCCTCCGAGACCGGGCTGAGCCAGGCGGAGATCGACACCGGCTTCGCTCCCGTGGCCAGGGCGCTCGACATGGTCTGGACGGTGCACGACGAGGCGCGGAAGATGAAGGTCGTGATCCTGGTCTCCCGCTTCGGCCATTGCCTCAACGACCTGCTCTACCGCTGGCGCATCGGCGCCCTGCCGATCGACATCGTGGCGGTCGTGTCCAACCACATGGACTACCAGAAGCTCGTGGTGAACCACGACATCCCCTTCCACCACGTCCGCGTGACCAAGGAGAACAAGCCGGCGGCGGAGGCGCGGCTGCTCGAGATCGTCGAGGAGAGCGGCGCGGAACTCATGGTGCTGGCGCGCTACATGCAGGTCCTCTCCGACAGGCTGTGCCAGAAGATGTCGGGCCGGATCATCAACATCCACCATTCCTTCCTGCCGTCCTTCAAGGGAGCGAATCCCTACAGGCAGGCCTTCGAACGCGGCGTGAAGCTGATCGGCGCGACGGCGCATTACGTCACCGCCGATCTCGACGAAGGCCCGATCATCGAACAGGACACGATCCGCGTGACCCATGCGCAGAGCGCGGAGGATTACGTCTCCCTCGGCCGCGATGTCGAGGCGCAGGTCCTCTCCCGCGCGATCCACGCGCATATCCACCACCGGGTCTTCATCAACGGCAACAAGACCGTGGTCTTCCCGGCGAGCCCCGGCTCCTATGCCTCCGAGCGCATGGGCTGA
- a CDS encoding 2Fe-2S iron-sulfur cluster-binding protein produces the protein MVKITYIEFGGTEHVVDVPVGSTVMEGARDNGIPGIDADCGGACACSTCHVYVAPDWVDKLPERDPMEEDMLDFAFEPDPVRSRLTCQIKVTEALDGLVVNMPEKQI, from the coding sequence ATGGTCAAGATCACCTATATCGAGTTTGGCGGCACCGAACATGTGGTGGACGTGCCGGTGGGCAGCACCGTGATGGAAGGCGCGCGCGACAACGGCATTCCCGGCATCGACGCCGATTGCGGCGGGGCCTGTGCCTGTTCGACCTGCCATGTCTACGTCGCCCCCGACTGGGTCGACAAACTCCCCGAGCGCGACCCGATGGAAGAGGATATGCTCGATTTCGCCTTCGAACCCGATCCGGTGCGCTCGCGCCTGACCTGCCAGATCAAGGTGACCGAGGCGCTGGACGGGCTCGTGGTCAACATGCCGGAAAAACAGATCTGA
- a CDS encoding peptidoglycan-binding domain-containing protein: MKATGRGAAGMFWMAALLSTGCQMGTPADPAMRAPEAAGADPAVCHARHVTPAVIETVTEQVLAQPPRLAGDGSVVRPAVYRTETRQEIVRERQELRFEALCAEELTPEFVASLQRALAVRGHFTGPVTGRLDRATRRALRAYQKEQGLDSEILSLAAARRLGLKEVPREG, encoded by the coding sequence ATGAAGGCAACAGGCCGCGGGGCGGCGGGGATGTTCTGGATGGCGGCGCTGCTGTCGACCGGGTGCCAGATGGGCACGCCGGCGGACCCGGCGATGCGCGCGCCCGAGGCCGCGGGGGCGGATCCGGCGGTCTGCCATGCCCGCCACGTCACCCCCGCGGTGATCGAGACCGTCACCGAACAGGTGCTCGCGCAGCCGCCGCGCCTCGCCGGCGACGGCAGCGTCGTCCGCCCGGCCGTCTATCGCACGGAAACCCGGCAGGAGATCGTGCGGGAACGGCAGGAGCTGCGGTTCGAGGCGCTCTGCGCGGAAGAGCTGACGCCGGAATTCGTCGCCTCGCTCCAGCGTGCGCTCGCCGTGCGCGGCCATTTCACGGGGCCGGTCACCGGGCGGCTCGACCGCGCCACGCGGCGCGCCCTGCGCGCCTATCAGAAGGAGCAGGGCCTGGACAGCGAGATCCTGTCGCTTGCCGCCGCGCGCCGGCTGGGGCTGAAGGAAGTGCCGCGGGAGGGCTGA
- a CDS encoding Do family serine endopeptidase — protein MCLALLATAALLFQAVSAEARGAPETFADLADKVSPAVVNITTTTVVEATTDQQPIVPEGSPFEDFFRDFMDRNGQGPHGPRRSQALGSGFVISEDGYIVTNNHVIDGADEIEIEFFEGGTLAAELVGTDPKTDIAVLKVESEEPLPFVPFGDSDAARVGDWVMAMGNPLGQGFSVSAGIVSQRGRALSGAYDDYIQTDAAINRGNSGGPLFNMDGEVIGVNTAILSPNGGSIGIGFSMASNVVTRVVDQLKEFGETRRGWLGVRIQDVTPDVAEAMGLEQARGALVTDVPEGPSKEAGIESGDVIMSFDGTDVADTRELVRTVGNTEVGKAVRIVVFRDGKTQTLMVTLGRREEAENVAFPTDEDGGQQSPETSQMMGLTLQPLDETLREELGISAGTDGLAVVEVDESSEAFTKGLRAGDVITEAGQQKVATVADLQSRVDEAREAGRKTVLLLVRRAGEPRFVALGVAEE, from the coding sequence ATGTGCCTCGCCCTTCTGGCGACGGCCGCATTGCTCTTCCAGGCCGTTTCCGCCGAGGCGCGCGGCGCGCCGGAGACCTTTGCCGATCTCGCCGACAAGGTGAGCCCCGCCGTGGTCAACATCACCACCACGACCGTGGTCGAGGCGACGACCGACCAGCAGCCGATCGTGCCCGAAGGCTCTCCCTTCGAGGATTTCTTCCGCGATTTCATGGACCGCAACGGCCAGGGACCGCACGGACCGCGCCGCTCCCAGGCGCTCGGCTCGGGCTTCGTGATCTCGGAAGACGGCTACATCGTGACGAACAACCACGTCATCGACGGGGCCGACGAGATCGAGATCGAGTTCTTCGAGGGCGGCACACTCGCCGCGGAGCTCGTCGGTACCGATCCGAAGACCGACATCGCGGTTCTCAAGGTGGAAAGCGAGGAGCCCCTCCCGTTCGTGCCCTTCGGCGACAGCGACGCGGCGCGGGTGGGCGACTGGGTGATGGCCATGGGCAACCCGCTCGGACAGGGCTTCTCCGTCTCTGCCGGGATCGTCTCGCAACGCGGCCGGGCGCTGTCGGGTGCCTATGACGACTACATCCAGACCGACGCGGCGATCAACCGCGGCAACTCCGGCGGACCGCTGTTCAACATGGACGGCGAGGTGATCGGCGTGAACACCGCGATCCTCTCGCCCAACGGCGGGTCGATCGGCATCGGCTTCTCCATGGCCTCCAACGTCGTGACCCGCGTCGTCGACCAGCTCAAGGAATTCGGCGAGACCCGCCGCGGCTGGCTCGGCGTGCGCATCCAGGACGTGACGCCCGATGTGGCCGAGGCGATGGGGCTCGAGCAGGCGCGCGGCGCCCTCGTCACCGACGTGCCCGAGGGCCCGTCGAAGGAGGCCGGCATCGAAAGCGGCGACGTGATCATGTCCTTCGACGGCACCGACGTGGCCGACACGCGCGAACTCGTCCGCACCGTCGGCAATACCGAGGTGGGCAAGGCGGTGCGCATCGTCGTCTTCCGCGATGGCAAGACGCAGACGCTGATGGTCACGCTCGGCCGTCGCGAGGAGGCCGAGAATGTGGCCTTCCCGACCGACGAGGACGGCGGACAGCAATCGCCCGAGACCTCGCAGATGATGGGGCTGACGCTCCAGCCGCTCGACGAGACGCTGCGCGAGGAGCTGGGCATCTCCGCGGGGACCGACGGGCTTGCCGTGGTCGAGGTGGACGAGAGCTCGGAAGCCTTCACCAAGGGCCTGCGTGCGGGCGACGTGATCACCGAGGCCGGCCAGCAGAAGGTGGCGACGGTCGCCGATCTGCAATCGCGGGTCGACGAGGCGCGCGAGGCCGGGCGCAAGACGGTGCTGCTGCTCGTGCGGCGCGCGGGCGAGCCGCGTTTCGTCGCGCTCGGTGTCGCGGAGGAGTGA
- a CDS encoding DUF2065 domain-containing protein yields MGFLILAIGLVLCVEGLALALAPSRMEDLVRAVAALPPARRRVLGLAALALGVVLIALARGFVGLPL; encoded by the coding sequence ATGGGCTTCCTGATCCTCGCGATCGGACTGGTTCTCTGTGTGGAGGGGCTGGCGCTGGCGCTGGCCCCTTCCCGCATGGAGGATCTGGTGCGCGCCGTCGCCGCCCTCCCGCCCGCGCGCCGGCGCGTGCTGGGACTGGCGGCGCTCGCGCTCGGGGTGGTGCTGATCGCCCTGGCGCGGGGGTTTGTCGGCCTCCCGCTTTGA
- the hflC gene encoding protease modulator HflC, with protein sequence MRKLPILVAVIVVALVLVLSSLFVVDERQKALVLQFGQIKAVKEEPGLAFKIPFIQEVVYYDDRILSLDTSPTEVTPSDDRRLVVDAFARYRIADVVRFRQAVSTGGIARAESDLEGILIDRIRAVLGADGVTSNTILSSERARLMQTITEQSRARGEVLGIEVLDVRLKQTNLPEQNLDATFARMRAEREREAADERARGEEAAQRVRAQADRTVVELESDARRQAEITRGEADAEKNRIFAEAYGADPEFFEFYRSLNAYRAGLRGENTTLVISPDSEFFDYLSSDQGRGAAPATAPQPAAPQTPAADQ encoded by the coding sequence ATGCGGAAACTTCCGATTCTTGTCGCGGTGATCGTGGTGGCGCTGGTGCTCGTGCTGTCCTCGCTCTTCGTCGTGGACGAACGCCAGAAGGCGCTCGTGCTGCAATTCGGCCAGATCAAGGCCGTGAAGGAGGAGCCGGGGCTCGCCTTCAAGATCCCGTTCATCCAGGAGGTCGTCTATTACGACGACCGCATCCTGTCGCTCGACACCTCTCCGACCGAGGTCACGCCCTCCGACGACCGCCGCCTCGTGGTGGACGCCTTCGCGCGCTACCGCATCGCGGATGTCGTGCGCTTCCGCCAGGCGGTCTCGACCGGCGGCATCGCCAGGGCCGAGAGCGATCTCGAGGGCATCCTGATCGACCGGATCCGCGCGGTGCTCGGCGCCGACGGGGTGACCTCGAACACGATCCTCTCCTCCGAACGCGCCCGTCTCATGCAGACGATCACCGAACAGTCGCGTGCCCGCGGCGAGGTGCTCGGCATCGAGGTGCTCGACGTGCGCCTGAAGCAGACCAACCTGCCCGAACAGAACCTCGACGCGACCTTCGCGCGGATGCGGGCGGAACGCGAACGCGAGGCGGCGGACGAACGCGCCCGCGGCGAAGAGGCCGCGCAGCGCGTCCGGGCGCAGGCCGACCGGACCGTGGTCGAGCTCGAATCCGACGCGCGCCGGCAGGCGGAGATCACGCGCGGTGAGGCGGATGCGGAAAAGAACCGCATCTTCGCGGAGGCCTATGGCGCCGATCCGGAATTCTTCGAGTTCTACCGCTCGCTGAACGCCTATCGCGCCGGTCTGAGGGGCGAGAACACCACGCTGGTGATCTCCCCGGACAGCGAGTTCTTCGACTACCTGTCCTCCGATCAGGGCCGCGGGGCCGCCCCTGCGACCGCGCCGCAGCCTGCGGCGCCGCAGACGCCGGCGGCGGATCAGTGA